The following coding sequences lie in one Streptomyces sp. NBC_00510 genomic window:
- a CDS encoding helix-turn-helix domain-containing protein, protein MTSGGGTGDIQAVHRVAEILRLFTLNKPKVTVAEAAAQIGLNRTTLHRYFTSMVLDEILERAPDDASAYMPGRLLLQLGAVAQGQRRVLDIAPRHMDTLSVETGRSVVLSLWGASGPVVSLVSEAGTHPILITVRIGSTLGSDSAQTRLFVALSKDEERVKRYLARIPDEARTTLEGTLEPCRSRGLSRIRVPSIDGVVLAAAVFDEHDVAATVALVGTTSSLPEHATEMESALLRTAAAITEELGGSGTRDAALGDPGV, encoded by the coding sequence TTGACCAGCGGGGGCGGTACCGGCGACATCCAGGCGGTGCACCGCGTCGCGGAAATCCTGCGGCTGTTCACCCTCAACAAGCCGAAGGTCACCGTCGCCGAGGCCGCCGCGCAGATCGGCCTCAACCGGACCACCCTGCACCGCTACTTCACCTCGATGGTCCTCGACGAGATCCTCGAACGCGCGCCGGACGACGCGTCGGCGTACATGCCCGGGCGCCTGCTGCTGCAGCTCGGCGCCGTCGCCCAGGGCCAGCGGCGGGTGCTGGACATCGCTCCTCGTCACATGGACACGTTGTCGGTCGAGACCGGCCGGTCGGTGGTGCTGTCCTTGTGGGGCGCGTCCGGTCCCGTGGTCTCGCTCGTCTCGGAGGCCGGCACCCACCCGATCCTGATCACCGTCCGGATCGGCTCGACCCTGGGGTCCGACTCGGCGCAGACCCGCCTCTTCGTCGCGCTGTCCAAGGACGAGGAGAGGGTGAAGAGGTACCTGGCCCGGATTCCGGACGAGGCGCGGACGACGCTCGAGGGCACGCTGGAGCCGTGCCGGTCCCGCGGCCTCAGCCGGATCCGGGTGCCCTCGATCGACGGCGTGGTACTGGCCGCGGCCGTCTTCGACGAACACGACGTCGCCGCCACGGTGGCCTTGGTGGGCACCACCTCCTCATTGCCGGAGCACGCGACGGAGATGGAGTCGGCGCTCCTGCGGACGGCCGCCGCCATCACCGAGGAGCTGGGCGGCTCCGGTACCCGCGACGCGGCACTGGGCGACCCGGGCGTCTGA
- a CDS encoding DUF6282 family protein, with protein MTQTVNELWDPTLDADRLQADPEVDELLTGAVDLHTHPGPSPFPRRMSIIDAATDAASLGFRALVAKSHHHSMQTDILALEQAGLQDIPVKVYGGVALNHTVGGLNPYAVELALRMGGKVVWFPTIASRAHLEFHAHHHSGFPVAGVPLRENEPISVLDGSGRLNAATHDILDVIAAESAILNCGHLPADEIDVLIPGALEAGVTRIVVSHPDFVLGASSSSIGDWCRKGAFVEHCLAMLVGREPKAEPFGRIAEFYRAAGPGRTILSSDLGQKGNPLPVTAYRRMVRVLLDQGVAPDDIRSMTGGNAAQLLSI; from the coding sequence CCGAGGTGGACGAGTTGCTCACCGGCGCCGTCGACCTGCACACCCACCCCGGCCCCAGTCCGTTCCCCCGCCGGATGTCCATCATCGACGCGGCCACCGACGCCGCCTCCCTCGGATTCCGCGCCCTGGTGGCCAAGTCGCACCACCACAGCATGCAGACCGACATCCTCGCGCTGGAACAGGCCGGGCTGCAGGACATCCCGGTCAAGGTCTACGGGGGCGTCGCGCTCAACCACACGGTCGGCGGGCTCAACCCCTACGCCGTCGAACTGGCCCTGCGCATGGGCGGCAAGGTCGTGTGGTTCCCGACCATCGCCTCCCGGGCGCACCTGGAGTTCCACGCGCACCACCACAGCGGCTTCCCGGTCGCGGGCGTACCGCTGCGGGAGAACGAGCCGATCAGCGTGCTCGACGGGTCCGGCAGGCTCAACGCCGCCACCCACGACATCCTCGACGTGATCGCGGCCGAGTCCGCCATCCTCAACTGCGGGCACCTGCCGGCCGACGAGATCGACGTGCTGATCCCGGGCGCGCTCGAGGCGGGCGTGACGCGGATCGTGGTCAGCCATCCCGACTTCGTCCTCGGCGCCTCGTCCTCGAGCATCGGCGACTGGTGCCGCAAGGGCGCCTTCGTGGAGCACTGCCTGGCGATGCTGGTCGGCCGGGAACCGAAGGCCGAGCCGTTCGGCCGGATCGCCGAGTTCTACCGGGCGGCCGGTCCCGGCCGGACGATCCTCTCCTCCGACCTCGGGCAGAAGGGCAATCCGCTGCCGGTCACCGCGTACCGCAGGATGGTCCGGGTGCTGCTGGACCAGGGCGTGGCACCCGACGACATCAGGTCGATGACGGGAGGAAACGCCGCTCAACTGCTGTCCATTTGA